From Anabaena cylindrica PCC 7122, one genomic window encodes:
- a CDS encoding TIGR03985 family CRISPR-associated protein, with the protein MTTKHNSNELHFLNQEDLAEIAQNLSQQIGGVQRFFFKLDYVVTAIDEVENWQDELRKLWSQTPVPPISLIYNSARLRESVKCLVYPVCIYYVQRAVYLCAFGESPDKKTDWYNFRLDRIENITPIEWKNPAIPKTLQQRYHQRHLPKPEEIELQMDKALGFDFYLESRLMLLRFERDYHDRYIQDTSRHETFNLISYEKAKSLIKNSEVNSEQKAELLKVMANRSPKDAYYSLQYRHGDNNVTMRLRAWRPKVEILLPYDLRQKVKADIIKEIGLYQI; encoded by the coding sequence ATAACCACCAAACATAATAGTAACGAATTACATTTTCTCAATCAAGAAGATTTAGCAGAAATTGCTCAGAATCTCTCTCAACAAATTGGTGGTGTCCAGCGGTTCTTTTTTAAATTAGATTATGTTGTTACTGCTATAGACGAAGTTGAAAATTGGCAGGATGAACTCCGAAAACTCTGGTCACAAACCCCAGTTCCACCAATCAGTTTAATTTATAATAGTGCCAGACTAAGAGAATCTGTAAAATGTTTGGTTTATCCAGTCTGTATTTACTATGTGCAACGTGCAGTTTATTTGTGCGCTTTTGGCGAAAGTCCTGATAAAAAAACAGATTGGTATAACTTTCGTTTAGATAGAATTGAAAATATTACACCAATTGAATGGAAAAATCCTGCCATTCCCAAGACTTTACAACAGCGTTATCACCAGAGGCATTTACCAAAACCAGAAGAGATAGAATTGCAAATGGATAAAGCATTAGGGTTTGATTTTTATTTAGAATCTCGACTGATGCTGCTACGATTTGAACGAGATTATCATGACCGCTACATTCAGGATACCTCTCGGCATGAAACATTTAACTTGATTAGCTACGAAAAAGCTAAAAGCTTGATTAAAAACTCTGAAGTTAATTCAGAACAAAAGGCAGAATTATTAAAGGTTATGGCAAATCGTTCCCCAAAAGATGCTTATTACAGCCTTCAATATCGACATGGGGATAATAACGTAACTATGCGCTTACGAGCTTGGCGACCAAAAGTAGAAATTTTGTTACCTTATGATTTAAGACAGAAAGTTAAAGCCGATATTATCAAGGAAATAGGGCTTTATCAGATATAA
- the dnaX gene encoding DNA polymerase III subunit gamma/tau, with product MSTVALHQKYRPQTLAELVGQPYIKTALTNAIKHLQIAPAYLLTGSRGTGKTSTARIFAKSLNCLNSKKPTDKPCGICQSCRAIETSNSLDVSEIDAASNNGVDDARALIERCTLAPVAGRYRIFILDENHQLTTQSQNALLKCIEEPPPHVIFILCTTEQHKVLPTIISRCQVFNFRTLSIKTIVQHLRIIADAESIAVDDEALSAIARLSDGGLRDALQLLGQASLLDVDITAHHVMEIVGGVTEAELIAILQAISTNNTFNLLQVARVLVDSGKTPKLIISNLLQTYRDLLIIKSAPQEQALLTGCVSHTQLKAFAKHWNFETLNLSLGELQKAENYLRYTVNATVWLEVCLLNLLPGLLPGGATKTVNVKPGHDGKLLPTYGTYTINKVTDKPVDDPGKDSLLPAVATNTANLAQIWQQVMDKAKPNHQKLLAHASLVKLQGSKAILEVTPAYQKKFENGKDAIAKMLERATQSPKPLTVLIKTANLNNNGRVTG from the coding sequence ATGTCTACAGTCGCTCTACATCAAAAATATCGCCCCCAAACTTTAGCCGAATTGGTTGGACAACCCTACATTAAAACTGCTTTAACTAATGCCATCAAACACCTGCAAATTGCCCCAGCTTATTTATTAACAGGTTCTAGAGGTACTGGTAAAACTTCCACTGCACGCATATTTGCTAAATCTCTCAATTGTCTCAACAGCAAAAAACCAACTGATAAACCTTGTGGAATTTGTCAATCTTGCCGTGCAATTGAAACTAGCAATAGTTTAGATGTGAGTGAAATTGATGCTGCTTCTAACAATGGTGTAGATGATGCCCGTGCTTTAATTGAACGCTGTACTTTAGCACCAGTCGCAGGACGTTATCGAATTTTTATTCTTGACGAGAATCATCAACTCACAACCCAGTCTCAAAATGCTTTACTCAAGTGTATTGAAGAACCACCACCTCATGTTATCTTCATTCTTTGCACCACAGAACAGCACAAGGTTTTACCTACCATTATCAGCCGTTGTCAGGTGTTTAATTTCCGCACTTTATCAATTAAAACTATTGTGCAGCACCTCCGTATTATAGCAGATGCGGAATCTATTGCTGTTGATGATGAGGCATTAAGTGCGATCGCTCGACTGAGTGATGGTGGTTTACGGGATGCGCTACAATTACTCGGTCAGGCCAGTCTTTTAGATGTAGATATCACTGCCCATCATGTCATGGAAATCGTTGGTGGTGTCACAGAAGCAGAGTTAATCGCTATTTTACAGGCTATCTCTACCAACAATACTTTTAACTTGCTGCAAGTTGCAAGAGTTTTGGTAGACTCTGGGAAAACGCCCAAATTGATTATCTCAAATTTACTGCAAACATACCGAGATTTGCTGATTATCAAGTCTGCACCGCAGGAACAAGCTTTACTGACTGGTTGTGTTAGTCATACCCAACTCAAAGCTTTCGCCAAACACTGGAATTTCGAGACACTGAATTTGTCTTTAGGTGAGTTACAAAAAGCTGAAAATTATCTGCGGTATACGGTAAATGCGACGGTGTGGCTGGAGGTTTGTTTACTCAATTTGCTGCCTGGTTTATTGCCTGGGGGTGCAACAAAGACGGTAAATGTGAAACCTGGGCATGATGGCAAATTGTTACCAACTTATGGAACGTACACCATCAACAAGGTGACTGATAAACCTGTGGATGATCCAGGTAAAGATAGCCTGTTACCAGCAGTTGCAACCAATACTGCTAATTTAGCGCAAATTTGGCAGCAGGTGATGGATAAGGCTAAACCGAACCATCAAAAGCTGTTGGCTCATGCAAGTCTGGTGAAATTGCAAGGGTCTAAGGCAATTTTAGAGGTGACACCAGCTTATCAGAAAAAGTTTGAGAATGGTAAAGATGCGATCGCTAAAATGCTGGAACGGGCTACTCAAAGTCCAAAACCCCTGACTGTGTTGATTAAAACTGCCAATCTCAATAATAATGGGAGGGTCACAGGATGA
- the dnaN gene encoding DNA polymerase III subunit beta yields MTQTAPKQKVNSTKQTKQTSVATPEIDNEVSTNITEIPGVKKKKSTSANSETPTEPIQKKGNKRKKSKSKLNPPIPKELGMEVICEQTKFYNALFLVNCATPAKPSHPILANVLIIADVETQQIHLTVTDIALTIQASFAAQVLLKGEITVPVAMLLEIVKHCPSDNISLNSQTQMTQMTDENKPTKIYSLCLSDADGKYEIRGISAEEFPPTNIIDATPISLPTTVFKDGLKGVLYAVSTDENKYIVTGVHIQFAQEKLKFIGTDGHRVAITEVSTQGIGRKPRQQVTSEEMIKFTLPGRVVREIARNLGDDVKSISMLYNSQSNRLEFAWQDVVLSCQILEGIYPDCEQLLTKFSFEKEVILEKAPLVKALERLSVLTDKKEKGIYLQFDGSLQQLRLSIEREFGKGDQVIVANLPSEMMLNIQFNLKYLIEAAKAIPGTSIKMHLQQSDHPAMLVPDGDRPNPEVEMSMRHFLLPLYTPQQ; encoded by the coding sequence ATGACTCAAACAGCACCGAAACAAAAGGTGAACTCTACAAAGCAGACAAAACAAACAAGTGTTGCTACTCCTGAAATAGACAATGAAGTATCAACAAATATCACAGAAATACCTGGAGTTAAAAAGAAGAAATCTACATCTGCAAACTCTGAAACACCAACTGAACCCATCCAAAAGAAGGGGAATAAGCGAAAAAAATCCAAATCAAAGTTAAACCCGCCAATACCCAAAGAATTAGGCATGGAGGTAATATGTGAACAAACTAAATTTTACAATGCCCTCTTTTTAGTGAATTGTGCCACTCCAGCTAAACCTAGCCATCCTATTCTTGCCAATGTCCTCATTATTGCAGATGTGGAAACACAACAGATACATCTAACTGTCACAGATATAGCATTAACAATTCAAGCCAGTTTTGCCGCCCAAGTGTTATTAAAGGGTGAAATTACTGTACCAGTGGCAATGCTATTAGAAATAGTCAAGCATTGTCCTAGCGATAATATATCCTTGAATAGTCAAACTCAGATGACACAGATGACAGATGAGAATAAGCCCACAAAAATCTACTCTCTGTGCTTATCTGATGCCGATGGTAAATATGAAATTAGAGGTATTAGTGCTGAGGAATTTCCGCCTACCAACATAATTGATGCTACTCCTATTTCTCTGCCAACAACAGTTTTCAAAGATGGTTTGAAAGGTGTGCTTTATGCGGTCAGCACGGATGAAAATAAATATATTGTAACTGGAGTTCATATCCAATTTGCACAGGAGAAGTTAAAGTTTATTGGTACTGATGGACATCGAGTTGCTATTACTGAAGTTTCCACTCAAGGAATTGGCAGAAAACCTCGTCAACAAGTTACATCAGAGGAAATGATTAAATTTACTCTTCCTGGTCGTGTGGTAAGAGAAATAGCGCGTAACTTAGGTGATGATGTAAAATCCATAAGTATGCTGTATAACAGCCAAAGTAATCGCTTAGAGTTTGCTTGGCAAGATGTCGTTCTTAGCTGTCAAATTCTGGAAGGAATTTATCCTGATTGTGAGCAATTATTAACTAAATTCAGCTTTGAGAAAGAAGTAATTTTAGAAAAAGCACCGTTAGTTAAAGCACTGGAACGGTTATCTGTGTTAACAGATAAGAAAGAGAAAGGAATTTACTTACAATTTGATGGCAGTTTACAGCAGTTACGGTTATCCATTGAACGAGAATTTGGCAAAGGTGATCAGGTGATTGTTGCAAATTTACCATCAGAAATGATGTTGAATATCCAGTTTAATCTCAAGTATTTGATAGAAGCTGCTAAAGCTATTCCTGGTACGAGTATCAAAATGCACTTACAGCAATCGGATCATCCGGCTATGTTAGTTCCTGATGGAGATAGACCAAATCCAGAAGTGGAAATGTCTATGCGTCATTTCTTACTACCGTTATATACTCCACAGCAGTAA
- a CDS encoding phospholipase D-like domain-containing protein has product MILDELDTQNTNDTDEIARRYDNRPGFELVSVVEVGLPVTKINLTALTLVRKPIPPIEEFILKAINIGLSSLEEISYFLGLEELIIKDSIINLRQAENIDLIASLGSSIQEWKLTKKGKTTLEEARIITPEERGYQINFDKMLWKPRRYGSWEDNKSLLRHKNLKNNNIVEIPYYPARTPELADLNLKDVEKIIQEKENEKDGRRKKEEERDFKRDFIGLKKIERRDNFFQPALALVYKQKQGNDWQITFAIDGRISEVHESAFTRSKGPKKDRIIKELKESFSTQIRYAKILAKEKFGDEFLTLAIEYEKQIDSVREEINNRSNIIQTDIDSTRQTLEKVNDDEQKVALEEKLNNALEEIKQLQEQLEQLISSTPIRFIKTYDHRPLFEEALKNSQKRLLIISPWIRATATNQWLVNQLEKLVRRGVKVFIGYGYGDKDEKDRRDYDIKAEEAIQKLAKRYPDNVVFKRLGDTHCKILISDQRFAIVGSFNWLSFKGDPNRTFRDERSTLVSDPNKIDELFNDEITRLI; this is encoded by the coding sequence ATGATTTTAGATGAATTGGATACGCAAAATACAAATGATACTGATGAAATTGCTAGACGTTATGATAATCGTCCTGGATTTGAATTAGTTAGTGTAGTTGAAGTTGGCTTGCCTGTAACCAAAATTAATTTAACAGCTTTAACTCTAGTCCGTAAGCCTATTCCTCCAATTGAAGAATTTATTTTAAAAGCTATTAATATTGGTTTATCTTCGCTAGAAGAAATTAGTTACTTCTTAGGTTTAGAGGAATTAATTATTAAAGATTCAATTATAAATTTAAGGCAGGCTGAAAATATTGATTTAATTGCTTCATTAGGTTCTTCTATTCAAGAATGGAAATTAACAAAAAAAGGTAAAACAACTTTAGAAGAAGCTAGAATAATTACTCCTGAAGAAAGGGGCTATCAAATTAATTTTGACAAAATGTTGTGGAAACCTCGCCGCTACGGGAGTTGGGAAGATAATAAAAGTTTATTACGTCATAAAAACTTGAAAAATAATAATATTGTAGAGATTCCTTATTATCCAGCGAGAACACCGGAATTAGCTGACTTGAATCTGAAAGATGTAGAGAAAATTATTCAAGAAAAAGAAAATGAAAAAGACGGTAGGCGCAAAAAAGAAGAAGAAAGAGATTTTAAAAGAGATTTTATAGGATTAAAAAAAATTGAACGTAGAGACAATTTTTTTCAACCTGCTTTAGCACTGGTTTATAAACAGAAGCAAGGGAATGATTGGCAAATCACTTTTGCAATTGATGGAAGAATTTCTGAAGTACATGAATCTGCTTTTACTCGTTCCAAAGGTCCGAAGAAAGACCGTATTATTAAAGAGCTAAAAGAAAGTTTTTCAACTCAGATTAGATATGCAAAAATTCTAGCAAAGGAAAAGTTTGGCGATGAATTTCTTACTCTAGCAATAGAATATGAAAAACAAATTGATTCTGTTAGAGAAGAAATAAATAATCGAAGTAACATTATTCAAACTGACATAGATTCTACTCGTCAAACTCTTGAAAAAGTTAATGACGATGAACAAAAAGTGGCTTTAGAAGAAAAGCTCAATAATGCTTTAGAAGAAATTAAGCAATTGCAAGAACAATTAGAACAACTAATATCTTCAACGCCAATTCGTTTTATTAAAACTTATGACCATCGACCTCTGTTTGAAGAAGCACTTAAAAATAGTCAAAAACGACTTTTAATTATTTCACCTTGGATTAGAGCAACTGCTACTAATCAGTGGTTAGTTAATCAATTGGAGAAATTGGTAAGGAGAGGAGTAAAAGTTTTTATTGGTTATGGTTATGGAGACAAAGACGAAAAAGATAGGAGAGATTACGATATTAAAGCAGAAGAAGCTATACAAAAATTAGCTAAACGCTATCCAGATAATGTAGTATTCAAACGATTAGGAGATACTCACTGTAAAATTCTTATTTCAGATCAAAGGTTTGCGATTGTAGGTAGTTTTAACTGGCTATCATTTAAAGGTGATCCTAATCGAACTTTTCGAGATGAGCGTAGTACATTAGTCTCTGATCCAAATAAAATAGATGAATTGTTTAACGATGAAATAACCAGATTAATATAA
- a CDS encoding acetoacetate decarboxylase family protein, with protein sequence MTYPTAPWKLEGYAIQTLHLVDIKQAVPFVPSELEIVSFLPGKTLAGTYISSYEAGSLLEYNELIVVPAFVRYQGYIGAWISHIYVDNEDSVAGGREIWGLPKELAEFSGDNHGKVSVKQNQRELYQLSYKKDFLSLSTWWQQEFKGNAFGGLGSELLYFQNNFKSQISLLKANLEIPQHSPFASLSLGQPWLTLNLQKLELVAGVPKLLGNEVINLSYS encoded by the coding sequence ATGACATATCCAACTGCTCCTTGGAAACTTGAAGGCTATGCCATTCAAACCTTGCACTTAGTTGATATCAAGCAAGCTGTTCCTTTTGTTCCCTCCGAATTAGAAATTGTTTCCTTTTTACCCGGTAAAACTCTGGCAGGAACTTATATATCTTCCTATGAAGCTGGTTCTTTATTGGAATACAATGAATTGATTGTAGTTCCGGCTTTTGTACGCTATCAAGGATATATTGGTGCTTGGATTTCCCATATTTATGTAGATAATGAAGATTCCGTAGCTGGAGGAAGAGAAATTTGGGGATTACCCAAAGAACTGGCTGAATTTAGTGGGGATAATCACGGTAAGGTTAGTGTCAAACAAAATCAAAGGGAGTTATACCAACTGTCTTATAAAAAAGACTTTTTGAGCTTATCTACATGGTGGCAACAAGAATTTAAAGGTAATGCTTTTGGCGGTTTAGGTTCTGAGTTGCTATATTTTCAAAATAATTTTAAGTCTCAAATTAGCTTATTAAAAGCTAATTTAGAAATTCCCCAACATAGCCCTTTTGCTTCTTTAAGTTTAGGTCAGCCTTGGTTAACTCTAAACTTACAAAAGTTAGAATTAGTGGCTGGTGTACCCAAATTACTTGGCAATGAAGTTATTAATTTGAGTTATAGTTAA
- the holA gene encoding DNA polymerase III subunit delta, with translation MIVLLTGDDEYAIQSQLNQYKAEIDAQWLTLCYHRFPAVQLDKALSVARTRSLTGGKKLVIVENCHLKQWGDPELETLQQLVQVPKSTILVFVANNVDKRLKVYKHLVKYGKLLEFSLIPPWRYDLIEQAIVSLAARLYTNTTDNAVTPKKIKLVLSEEAVTYLAQAIGNDMTRAASELRKLSIYAQGRKLELAEVQELVPCQTQNSLQLAAAMREGKSHQVLQLLDDLLSRCQPLMVIVSTILTQFRTWLWVKSAIVSGVKKDGELAQLCNISNPRRVYYLRQEVANTSINALAKAVTMILDLEMSIKRGADGRDLLVVILGVCRLFQVV, from the coding sequence ATGATTGTCTTGCTCACGGGTGATGACGAATACGCTATTCAGTCACAACTAAACCAGTACAAAGCAGAGATTGATGCCCAATGGCTGACTCTATGCTATCACCGATTTCCGGCTGTTCAGCTTGATAAGGCTTTGAGTGTGGCTCGTACTCGTTCTCTGACTGGTGGTAAAAAACTGGTAATTGTGGAAAATTGCCACCTCAAGCAGTGGGGTGATCCTGAGTTGGAAACTTTGCAACAGTTGGTGCAAGTGCCTAAATCTACAATTTTGGTGTTTGTGGCTAATAATGTCGATAAGCGGCTGAAGGTCTACAAACATCTAGTCAAGTATGGGAAGTTGTTGGAGTTTTCGTTGATACCACCTTGGCGGTATGATTTGATTGAACAGGCGATAGTTTCGCTGGCTGCAAGACTCTACACGAATACCACAGATAATGCTGTTACACCTAAGAAAATTAAACTGGTGCTGTCGGAGGAGGCGGTGACATATTTAGCACAGGCTATTGGTAATGATATGACTCGTGCTGCTTCTGAGTTACGCAAACTGTCTATCTATGCTCAGGGTAGAAAGTTAGAGCTTGCGGAGGTACAGGAGTTAGTTCCATGTCAAACTCAGAATAGCCTACAATTGGCTGCGGCTATGCGTGAAGGAAAAAGCCATCAAGTTTTGCAATTGTTGGATGATTTACTGTCTCGTTGTCAACCTTTAATGGTGATTGTCAGCACTATTTTAACGCAGTTTAGAACTTGGTTATGGGTGAAGTCTGCGATTGTTTCTGGGGTGAAGAAGGATGGTGAATTAGCTCAACTTTGTAATATCAGTAATCCTCGTCGGGTTTACTATTTGCGTCAGGAGGTAGCAAATACAAGTATCAATGCTTTGGCTAAAGCGGTGACTATGATTTTGGATTTGGAGATGTCTATTAAGAGGGGTGCTGATGGTAGGGATTTATTGGTGGTGATTCTTGGTGTTTGTAGGTTGTTTCAGGTAGTTTAA
- a CDS encoding ATP-dependent DNA helicase, giving the protein MNGINEAIMLQTLPTFLTTNSFPFQFTQQQQKALDKMWTFIQPTVTAALFLLVGFAGTGKSTIIFQLVKVLVATGKRVVLTAPTNKAVGVLQRMAAENGVTGVEFFTIHQLLGLGMVTRGKEKILDQIGPCYINLFDVVFIDECSMIGKQLWHWIENVANQSSTWTKIKIILMGDPAQLNPVNERKSPSFQVANKAVLTQVVRQGIDSPLLEFVTASRYAVTKSKLPFAPFSKYLPDKSNGALIVKRQTLLRYAYKKISQKFAHNPDCFRILSWTNAQVDFYNQQIRRYLYGENANRFISGERLITKDPIMAPDGKTAILSTSTEFTVLDVLEDRYNNYDSWRLKVETDEGIVRQIYVLHEDEEKRFHQETQRLLKSAKRNPFLWKQYYKHLEQFANIRNCFALTVHNSQGSTFLEAGIDGQDLSKRLNRERGDDSKAVLAKIKEFNRLYYVSSSRARQRILVIR; this is encoded by the coding sequence ATGAATGGAATTAACGAAGCGATTATGCTCCAAACTCTTCCTACTTTCCTGACCACAAATTCTTTTCCATTTCAATTTACCCAACAGCAGCAAAAAGCTTTGGATAAAATGTGGACTTTTATACAACCAACTGTCACTGCTGCATTATTTCTGCTCGTAGGATTTGCTGGGACAGGAAAATCAACTATAATTTTCCAACTCGTTAAAGTTCTGGTGGCGACAGGTAAACGAGTTGTCCTAACTGCACCTACTAATAAAGCTGTAGGTGTCCTGCAACGAATGGCGGCAGAAAATGGAGTAACTGGCGTAGAGTTCTTTACTATTCACCAATTACTAGGACTAGGAATGGTGACTAGAGGTAAAGAGAAAATACTTGACCAAATAGGACCCTGTTACATCAACTTATTTGATGTTGTCTTTATTGATGAATGTTCCATGATTGGTAAACAACTGTGGCACTGGATTGAAAATGTGGCTAATCAATCATCTACCTGGACAAAAATCAAAATTATTCTCATGGGCGACCCTGCCCAATTAAATCCAGTCAATGAAAGAAAATCCCCTAGTTTTCAAGTAGCAAATAAAGCAGTATTGACTCAAGTTGTCCGCCAAGGAATTGATAGTCCATTGCTGGAGTTTGTCACGGCTTCTCGTTATGCAGTAACTAAAAGTAAACTACCATTTGCACCATTTTCTAAATATCTACCTGATAAAAGTAACGGGGCGCTGATAGTTAAACGGCAAACTTTACTGCGGTATGCCTACAAAAAGATATCTCAAAAATTTGCTCATAATCCAGATTGTTTCCGTATTTTATCTTGGACTAATGCTCAAGTTGACTTTTATAATCAACAGATTCGTAGATATTTATATGGTGAGAATGCCAACCGATTTATCTCTGGAGAACGATTAATTACTAAAGACCCAATTATGGCTCCTGATGGAAAAACTGCGATTCTTTCCACATCTACAGAATTTACGGTTTTAGATGTCTTGGAAGACCGTTATAACAACTATGATAGTTGGAGATTGAAAGTAGAAACAGATGAGGGAATTGTGCGTCAAATCTACGTTCTACATGAAGATGAAGAAAAGCGATTTCACCAAGAAACGCAACGCTTGCTCAAAAGTGCCAAGCGTAATCCCTTTCTCTGGAAGCAATACTATAAACATTTAGAGCAGTTTGCTAATATCAGAAACTGCTTTGCATTAACTGTTCACAATAGTCAAGGTAGCACTTTCTTAGAAGCAGGTATTGATGGTCAAGATTTGAGTAAGCGGCTGAATCGAGAACGCGGAGATGATAGTAAAGCAGTCCTAGCTAAAATTAAGGAGTTTAATCGGTTGTATTATGTTTCTAGTTCACGGGCTAGACAAAGGATTTTGGTAATCCGGTAA
- a CDS encoding Uma2 family endonuclease, with protein MVQALLKTKSLTFEEFIACKPEGNCYELHNGVIIEMNQPVGKHEDIICFLNEKITAEYLRLNLPYGIPKTALVKPSESESAYSPDVLVLNRPNLVNEPLWEKESTVTQAASISLLIEVVSTNWRVDYLTKAGDYEEMGIPEYWIADYLGLGGRRFIGSPKQPIISVHELIDGEYQVSQFRGSDRIISPTFPELSLTANQIFQAQWLI; from the coding sequence ATGGTTCAAGCATTACTTAAAACCAAGTCACTAACTTTTGAAGAGTTCATAGCGTGCAAACCAGAAGGCAACTGCTATGAATTACATAACGGGGTAATTATTGAGATGAATCAACCTGTAGGGAAACATGAAGATATAATTTGTTTTTTGAATGAGAAAATTACGGCTGAATATCTGCGTTTAAATTTACCCTATGGCATACCCAAAACGGCTTTAGTCAAACCATCTGAAAGTGAATCAGCTTACTCACCTGATGTTTTGGTGTTGAATCGTCCCAACTTAGTGAACGAACCATTGTGGGAAAAAGAATCAACAGTTACTCAGGCTGCATCAATCTCGTTGCTGATTGAAGTTGTCAGCACTAATTGGCGTGTTGATTATTTGACTAAAGCTGGAGACTATGAAGAAATGGGTATTCCTGAATATTGGATTGCTGATTACTTAGGTTTAGGTGGTAGACGATTTATTGGTAGTCCCAAACAACCAATTATATCTGTTCACGAACTTATAGATGGGGAATACCAAGTTAGTCAGTTCAGGGGTAGTGACCGAATAATTTCACCAACTTTTCCAGAATTATCCTTAACTGCTAACCAAATTTTTCAAGCACAATGGCTGATTTGA
- the cas6 gene encoding CRISPR-associated endoribonuclease Cas6: MPRVATSSKRKTPSQNTSLVWADDTELVGLVFDLEVTNSTSLYSQYTIGLHAWFLDQVRQINPTLSAYLHDGESEKPFNISALEGQLVPTGKQLQLQANHIYRWHLNAISQPVVQFLSQWLNQPPTILTLRDASLQIKQISIVHPPNTYSLLLQSSTGKHTNINLSFISPTSFRRKGHHFPLPVPVNLFHSYLRRWNDFSGMPIEQDAFLNWIDENVIIHKHSLESVKVAAGKRGSVTGFTGVISLGLSKSALANIEFTQLFYALIQLAPYCGTGHKTTFGLGQTCLDWVEPESNTSSGMLTNLLPERIEELTAIFTAQRKRTGGDRTEKIATTWATILARREMGESLQVIAQDLEIPYTTAKTYVKLARRTLKDT, translated from the coding sequence ATGCCAAGAGTAGCTACATCTAGCAAACGCAAAACCCCATCACAAAACACCTCTCTAGTATGGGCTGATGATACTGAATTAGTTGGTTTAGTCTTTGACCTAGAAGTAACCAATTCCACATCGCTATACTCGCAATATACCATTGGACTTCATGCTTGGTTTCTAGATCAAGTTCGCCAAATTAACCCAACCCTTTCAGCATATCTGCATGATGGCGAATCAGAAAAACCCTTTAACATTTCTGCCCTCGAAGGTCAATTAGTTCCCACTGGTAAACAACTGCAACTGCAAGCAAATCACATTTATCGTTGGCATCTTAACGCCATTTCTCAACCAGTAGTTCAGTTCTTGAGTCAGTGGTTAAACCAACCTCCAACTATTCTGACATTAAGAGATGCTTCCTTACAAATAAAACAGATAAGTATTGTCCATCCACCAAATACTTATAGCCTACTACTACAATCATCTACAGGAAAACACACAAACATTAATCTGAGTTTTATTTCTCCTACAAGTTTTCGTCGCAAAGGACATCATTTCCCTCTTCCAGTTCCCGTCAATCTTTTCCATAGTTACCTCAGACGCTGGAATGATTTTTCAGGAATGCCCATAGAACAAGATGCTTTTCTGAACTGGATAGATGAAAACGTTATCATTCACAAGCATAGTTTAGAATCAGTGAAAGTTGCAGCTGGCAAACGTGGTTCAGTGACTGGTTTTACAGGGGTAATTTCTTTGGGTTTAAGTAAAAGTGCTTTAGCCAATATTGAATTTACCCAATTATTTTATGCCTTGATTCAACTTGCTCCCTACTGTGGAACAGGCCATAAAACTACTTTTGGACTAGGACAAACCTGTTTGGATTGGGTAGAACCAGAATCAAATACATCTTCTGGAATGTTAACAAACTTGCTCCCAGAACGCATTGAGGAATTAACAGCAATATTCACAGCACAACGCAAACGTACAGGGGGCGATCGCACCGAAAAAATTGCTACAACTTGGGCAACGATTTTAGCACGGCGGGAAATGGGAGAATCTTTACAGGTAATAGCCCAAGACTTAGAAATACCTTACACTACAGCAAAAACCTACGTCAAATTAGCTCGTCGGACGCTGAAAGATACCTAA